A genome region from Micromonospora peucetia includes the following:
- a CDS encoding thiamine pyrophosphate-dependent dehydrogenase E1 component subunit alpha: MTDADPVRLYRTVRLIRRFEERAIELVRSGHIVGGIHPYLGQEGIAAGVCAALRAADVIAGTHRGHGHVLAKGADPARMLAELCGRVTGLNAGRGGSMHAADFGVGVLGANAIVGASGAIVTGAVWARRRRGEDTVGVSFFGDGAVNEGMLLEAFNLAALWRVPVLFVCENNGYATTMPVAGAVAGSIPGRAAAFGIPAAVLDGQDPEAVRDATVAAVDRMRAGGGPELIEARTYRFDAHHTFEHAVRLDYRPPDEVARGRSRDPVDIQGGRLSAAVRTEVDAEVESTLAAAVEFALAGAEPDPADALAHLYASGLTARTGGG, encoded by the coding sequence GTGACCGACGCCGACCCGGTCCGGCTCTACCGGACGGTACGGCTGATCCGCCGCTTCGAGGAGCGGGCGATCGAGCTGGTCCGCTCCGGGCACATCGTCGGCGGCATCCACCCGTACCTCGGACAGGAGGGGATCGCCGCCGGGGTATGTGCCGCCCTGCGCGCCGCCGACGTGATCGCCGGCACCCACCGGGGGCACGGGCACGTGCTCGCCAAGGGCGCCGACCCGGCCCGGATGCTCGCCGAGCTGTGCGGCCGGGTCACCGGCCTCAACGCCGGCCGGGGCGGCTCGATGCACGCCGCCGACTTCGGCGTCGGCGTGCTCGGCGCCAACGCCATCGTCGGCGCGTCCGGGGCGATCGTCACCGGCGCGGTGTGGGCACGCCGCCGCCGGGGCGAGGACACCGTCGGGGTGAGCTTCTTCGGCGACGGCGCGGTCAACGAGGGGATGCTGCTGGAGGCGTTCAACCTGGCCGCGCTGTGGCGGGTGCCGGTGCTGTTCGTCTGTGAGAACAACGGCTACGCCACCACCATGCCCGTCGCGGGCGCGGTCGCCGGCAGCATCCCCGGCCGGGCCGCCGCCTTCGGCATCCCGGCCGCCGTCTTGGACGGCCAGGACCCCGAGGCGGTACGCGACGCCACGGTGGCCGCCGTCGACCGGATGCGCGCCGGCGGTGGCCCCGAGCTGATCGAGGCCCGGACCTACCGGTTCGACGCCCACCACACCTTCGAACACGCGGTACGTCTCGACTACCGCCCGCCCGACGAGGTGGCCCGGGGCCGATCCCGCGACCCGGTGGACATCCAGGGCGGCCGGCTCTCCGCCGCCGTTCGGACCGAGGTGGACGCCGAGGTGGAGTCCACGCTGGCGGCGGCCGTCGAGTTCGCGCTCGCCGGCGCAGAACCGGACCCGGCCGACGCCCTGGCCCATTTGTACGCCAGTGGGCTGACCGCCCGTACCGGAGGTGGCTGA
- a CDS encoding alpha-ketoacid dehydrogenase subunit beta, whose protein sequence is MPRLSYRRALTRALADELARDESVFLLGEDIRVAASNVTAGLFRRFGPERVLDTPLSEQAFTSFATGAALAGMRPVVEFQIPSLLFLVFEQIVNHAHKFPLMTGGQCSAPVTYLVPGSGSRTGWAGQHSDHPYSLFAHVGVTTVVPATPADAYGLLVSAVRCDDPVVVFAPAGALDVRDDVDLAVLAPVPLGRGRVHRFGDDVTVVAVGHLVHDALAVAEELADQVSVEVFDPRTLYPFDWDGLAESVARTGRLVVVDDSNRSCGIAGEIIATMVERVRLVAPPRRVTRPDGAVLPFAPALDRAVQPSRDQLLAAIGHVMKDG, encoded by the coding sequence ATGCCCAGGCTGTCCTACCGCAGGGCGCTCACCCGGGCGCTCGCCGACGAGTTGGCCCGCGACGAGTCGGTGTTCCTGCTCGGCGAGGACATCCGGGTGGCCGCCTCGAACGTCACCGCCGGGCTGTTCAGGCGGTTCGGCCCGGAACGGGTGCTCGACACCCCGCTGTCGGAGCAGGCGTTCACCAGCTTCGCCACCGGCGCGGCCCTGGCCGGGATGCGGCCGGTGGTCGAGTTCCAGATCCCGTCGCTGCTGTTCCTGGTCTTCGAGCAGATCGTCAACCACGCGCACAAGTTCCCGCTGATGACCGGCGGGCAGTGTTCGGCACCCGTCACGTACCTGGTGCCGGGCTCCGGTTCCCGGACGGGCTGGGCGGGGCAGCACTCCGACCACCCGTACAGCCTCTTCGCCCACGTCGGGGTGACCACGGTCGTGCCGGCCACCCCGGCCGACGCGTACGGGCTGCTGGTGTCGGCGGTGCGGTGCGACGACCCGGTGGTGGTCTTCGCCCCGGCCGGGGCGCTGGACGTCCGCGACGACGTGGACCTCGCCGTGCTGGCCCCGGTGCCGCTCGGCCGGGGCCGGGTGCACCGCTTCGGCGACGACGTGACCGTGGTCGCGGTCGGGCACCTGGTGCACGACGCCCTCGCGGTCGCCGAGGAGTTGGCCGACCAGGTGTCGGTGGAGGTGTTCGACCCGCGCACGCTCTACCCGTTCGACTGGGACGGCCTTGCCGAGTCGGTGGCGCGCACCGGGCGGCTGGTGGTGGTGGACGACTCCAACCGCTCCTGCGGCATCGCCGGGGAGATCATCGCGACCATGGTCGAGCGGGTGCGGCTGGTCGCGCCGCCCCGCCGGGTCACCCGCCCCGACGGCGCGGTGCTGCCGTTCGCCCCGGCGCTGGACCGGGCCGTGCAGCCGAGCCGCGATCAACTCCTGGCCGCCATCGGACACGTGATGAAGGACGGATGA